From Anopheles coluzzii chromosome 3, AcolN3, whole genome shotgun sequence, the proteins below share one genomic window:
- the LOC120959169 gene encoding allatotropins-like: MEIMKISIYKLLLFVILSTVMLCCHTSEAGPARQLASLAARASKIPRSIRAPFRNSEMMTARGFGKRRAPIGVSFGSGRPAHHSLAAGDAESAPWAEEKHDISKLMEDLASVDQNDPQQQLIGGDQENSFPLEWFANEMSTNPTLAKSILQRFVDTNRDGLLETGELMPGAGANGNELGSELF; encoded by the exons ATCATGAAAATATCCATCtacaagctgctgctgttcgtcaTCCTCTCAACGGTGATGCTGTGCTGTCACACGTCCGAGGCTGGACCGGCCCGCCAGCTGGCCAGCCTGGCCGCGAGAGCCTCCAAGATCCCGCGCTCGATACGGGCGCCCTTCCGCAACTCGGAAATGATGACGGCACGAGGCTTCGGCAAGCGCCGGGCTCCGATTGGCGTAAGCTTCGGCAGTGGCCGGCCAGCACACCACAGCCTGGCAGCGGGCGACGCTGAGTCAGCACCATGGGCCGAGGAAAAGCACGACATCAGCAAGCTGATGGAGGATCTGGCGAGCGTCGATCAGAACGATCCCCAGCAGCAACTGATCGGAGGAGATCAGGAGAACAG CTTCCCGCTGGAGTGGTTTGCGAACGAAATGTCCACCAATCCGACCCTGGCCAAATCGATTCTGCAACGTTTCGTCGACACCAATCGCGACGGGCTGCTGGAAACGGGCGAGCTGATGCCGGGCGCGGGAGCGAACGGTAACGAGCTTGGGTCTGAGCTGTTCTAA